One window of Sphingobacteriales bacterium genomic DNA carries:
- the pepT gene encoding peptidase T, with translation MSIPQFQHTITERFLRYVQIDTQSDPNSKTYPSTEKQKDLARLLVKELLEIGLKDAAMDEWGVVYATLEGNTNRIDVPVICFCSHIDTAPDSSGTGVKPIVHTNYQGDDLVLPDDTGQVIKLTEHPALGSHFGHDIITASGTTLLGADNKAGVAAIMDAVYYLKNNPEVKHGTIRVLFTPDEEIGKGADKVDIEKLGAKYGYTVDGQTPGSIEYENFCADAVNIQINGVSAHTGTAKGNMENAIKIAAAIIDRLPKNLHTPETTELYGGFIHPKNINGLLESSSLSFLIRDFSEKGLIYLENILKNTVEQVLTDFPNSTYTFEVIEQYRNMKTVVDQHPAIIDNAMEAIRRAGLKPVRNPIRGGTDGARLSFMGLPCPNLFVGEYASHSKHEWISIQDMQSAVETIVHLCMVWEEGGNLPSS, from the coding sequence ATGTCAATACCCCAATTTCAACACACCATAACCGAGCGGTTTTTGCGTTATGTTCAGATAGACACACAGTCGGATCCAAATTCAAAGACCTATCCTTCGACTGAAAAACAAAAGGACTTAGCCCGGCTTTTAGTTAAAGAATTACTTGAGATTGGGTTGAAAGATGCGGCAATGGATGAATGGGGCGTGGTTTATGCAACGCTTGAAGGCAATACTAACAGGATAGATGTTCCGGTAATCTGTTTTTGCTCTCATATTGACACCGCCCCTGATAGCAGCGGAACAGGAGTAAAGCCTATTGTTCACACTAACTATCAGGGAGATGACCTTGTTTTACCCGATGATACGGGTCAGGTAATTAAACTAACAGAACATCCTGCATTGGGTTCACATTTCGGCCACGACATCATCACCGCAAGCGGAACAACATTATTGGGGGCAGATAACAAAGCAGGAGTTGCAGCCATTATGGATGCTGTTTATTATTTGAAAAATAACCCCGAAGTCAAACACGGAACAATACGGGTGTTGTTCACCCCGGATGAAGAAATCGGTAAAGGAGCCGATAAAGTGGATATTGAAAAATTAGGTGCAAAATATGGTTATACCGTTGACGGACAAACACCGGGTTCGATAGAATATGAAAACTTTTGCGCCGATGCCGTCAATATTCAGATAAATGGGGTAAGTGCACATACCGGTACTGCCAAAGGCAATATGGAAAATGCCATTAAAATAGCTGCCGCTATCATAGACCGTTTGCCAAAAAACCTGCATACCCCCGAAACAACCGAATTATACGGTGGCTTTATCCATCCTAAAAACATCAATGGATTGTTAGAATCTTCCTCATTGAGCTTTCTGATTCGCGATTTTTCGGAGAAAGGGCTGATTTATTTGGAAAACATACTCAAAAATACTGTAGAACAGGTTTTGACAGATTTTCCTAACAGCACTTATACATTTGAAGTGATTGAGCAATACAGAAATATGAAAACAGTAGTTGACCAACATCCCGCTATAATTGATAACGCTATGGAAGCTATTCGCAGAGCAGGATTAAAACCGGTTCGCAACCCCATCAGAGGCGGCACCGATGGTGCAAGATTGTCTTTTATGGGATTACCTTGCCCTAACCTTTTTGTGGGTGAATATGCCTCACATTCCAAACATGAGTGGATTTCTATACAGGATATGCAATCTGCAGTAGAAACGATTGTCCATTTATGTATGGTTTGGGAAGAAGGAGGAAACTTGCCATCATCATAA
- the pulA gene encoding type I pullulanase has product MKNLLPFFSLLICLMSVHCSSSKVVEKPQYSTTDFLSFPVYAGNDLGLTYTNKKSVFKLWAPTAAQVKLKLYDAGIEGNLLKEAMMSKAGNGVWAVTMDGNYKGRFYTFQVQIDGKWLDEAPDPYCKAVGVNGIRGMVTDLKSTNPKDWDKDKRPLINGFSDIVIYELHIRDLSIHSNSGISNKGKYLGLTEKGTKSPQGEKTGLDHLVQLGITHLHILPAFDHNSIDETKLDQPQFNWGYDPLNYNVPEGSFSTNPYDGSIRIKEFKEMVKALHASGIRVVMDVVYNHTGLTKDSYFERLVPGYYYRQRADGSFSDASACGNETASERPMVRKFIVESVKYWASEYHIDGFRFDLMAIHDIETMNQVRAALDEIDPTIFVYGEGWTGGDTPLAEELRPTKHNIHKVSRIAAFSDDLRDGLKGSVFKHDDQGFVSGAEGKEETIKFGIVAATQHPQIDYSKVNYSKAYWAGSPLQCINYVSCHDNHTLFDRLLNSNPQASDEERLRMHRLANTIVLTSQGIPFLHAAEEMTRTKNGEENSYKSPDAINQIDWHRKTQFKQLFDYHAGLIALRKAHPAFRMTTTDMIAQHLEFLEINQPNVVAYLLKNNANGDKWKHILVIFNGNQAKEVDIHLPEGEWKTVVEDWKVDLKAKGRVKGKKVEVPPVSALILAQE; this is encoded by the coding sequence ATGAAGAACCTACTCCCTTTTTTTTCACTATTAATTTGTCTCATGTCAGTTCATTGCAGCTCTTCAAAGGTTGTGGAAAAACCACAATATTCAACTACCGACTTTTTATCTTTTCCGGTCTATGCCGGCAATGATTTGGGGCTAACCTATACTAATAAAAAATCTGTTTTTAAACTTTGGGCACCAACCGCTGCACAGGTTAAGTTAAAACTTTACGATGCCGGTATTGAGGGAAACTTGTTGAAAGAAGCGATGATGTCCAAAGCAGGCAACGGGGTCTGGGCTGTTACAATGGATGGCAATTACAAGGGAAGGTTTTATACTTTTCAGGTTCAGATTGATGGCAAGTGGCTCGATGAGGCACCCGACCCTTATTGCAAAGCAGTTGGAGTGAACGGAATTCGAGGGATGGTTACTGACCTGAAAAGTACCAATCCCAAAGATTGGGATAAAGACAAACGCCCACTGATTAATGGCTTTTCAGATATTGTAATTTATGAATTGCATATTCGCGACTTATCCATTCATTCTAATTCAGGGATCAGCAACAAAGGGAAATACTTAGGGTTGACCGAAAAAGGCACAAAAAGCCCGCAAGGTGAAAAAACAGGTTTAGACCATCTCGTTCAGCTCGGAATCACACATTTACATATACTTCCGGCTTTTGACCATAATTCTATTGACGAAACCAAACTTGACCAACCTCAATTCAACTGGGGTTATGACCCTCTCAATTATAATGTACCTGAAGGCTCATTTTCGACCAACCCTTATGATGGCAGTATCAGAATCAAAGAATTTAAAGAAATGGTGAAGGCATTGCACGCCTCCGGCATTCGTGTGGTGATGGATGTGGTCTATAATCATACCGGGTTGACCAAAGATTCGTATTTTGAAAGACTTGTTCCCGGATATTATTACCGACAAAGAGCAGACGGCAGTTTTTCAGATGCCTCGGCTTGTGGTAATGAAACGGCATCAGAACGCCCTATGGTCAGAAAGTTTATCGTTGAATCGGTAAAATACTGGGCATCTGAATACCACATTGATGGATTTCGATTCGACCTAATGGCGATTCACGATATAGAAACCATGAATCAGGTGCGGGCTGCTTTGGATGAAATTGATCCGACAATCTTTGTCTATGGAGAAGGTTGGACAGGTGGGGATACTCCATTGGCCGAAGAACTGCGACCGACCAAACACAATATTCATAAAGTTTCACGCATCGCTGCCTTTAGCGATGACCTAAGAGATGGATTGAAAGGAAGTGTTTTCAAACACGACGATCAGGGATTTGTGAGCGGCGCAGAAGGGAAAGAAGAAACTATTAAGTTCGGTATCGTCGCTGCAACGCAACATCCGCAAATAGATTATTCCAAAGTTAACTATTCAAAAGCTTATTGGGCAGGCTCTCCGCTTCAGTGTATCAACTATGTTTCATGTCACGACAATCATACCCTGTTTGACCGCCTTTTGAATTCAAACCCACAAGCTTCTGATGAAGAACGCTTGCGGATGCACCGTTTGGCTAACACCATCGTGCTCACCTCTCAGGGTATTCCATTTCTTCATGCCGCTGAGGAAATGACCCGAACCAAAAACGGAGAAGAAAACTCTTACAAATCGCCGGACGCAATCAATCAGATTGACTGGCACCGGAAAACTCAGTTTAAACAATTGTTTGATTATCATGCCGGACTGATTGCCCTGAGAAAGGCACATCCTGCTTTCAGAATGACGACAACAGACATGATTGCCCAACACCTCGAGTTTTTAGAAATCAACCAACCCAACGTGGTTGCTTATTTGTTGAAAAACAACGCTAATGGCGATAAGTGGAAACATATCTTAGTGATTTTCAATGGCAATCAAGCTAAAGAAGTGGACATTCATTTGCCGGAAGGAGAATGGAAGACGGTGGTCGAAGATTGGAAAGTGGACTTAAAAGCAAAAGGGCGGGTGAAAGGCAAAAAGGTAGAAGTGCCTCCTGTTTCAGCGTTGATTTTAGCACAGGAATAA
- a CDS encoding fibronectin type III domain-containing protein translates to MPIYKLTTEFQKYKESDLQTFAFTVRSKLDGNIYFPTTKPTLSELTIMIDEYTEALIKARNRGILEKTVKLQKKRQLINGLRRLSKNLTIQSNNQKTILLTTGFKLYDSSVRVKHAPQTPEILKVQDGYLSGEATLTCKFIPHIDMYECRYSFNSFGEDSVWQTHILSTKRKITIKGMVSGTKIWIQVRSINSSGCSNWSDPAFFQVR, encoded by the coding sequence ATGCCAATTTACAAATTAACCACCGAATTTCAGAAATATAAAGAAAGCGATCTTCAGACATTTGCTTTTACTGTCCGGTCAAAATTAGACGGCAATATCTATTTCCCTACCACAAAGCCCACCCTTTCAGAACTTACTATCATGATTGATGAATATACCGAGGCTCTTATAAAAGCCCGAAACAGGGGAATTTTAGAAAAGACCGTTAAACTTCAAAAAAAACGTCAATTAATAAACGGATTGCGCAGGCTTTCTAAAAATTTGACGATACAGAGCAATAACCAAAAAACCATCTTGCTCACCACCGGATTTAAACTGTATGACAGTTCAGTGAGGGTTAAACATGCCCCACAAACACCGGAAATTTTGAAAGTTCAGGATGGCTATTTATCCGGTGAAGCGACATTAACCTGCAAATTTATCCCTCATATTGACATGTATGAATGTAGGTATTCCTTTAACTCCTTTGGCGAAGATTCGGTTTGGCAAACTCATATATTAAGCACAAAAAGAAAAATTACCATCAAGGGAATGGTTTCCGGAACAAAAATTTGGATTCAGGTAAGATCCATCAACAGTTCAGGATGCAGCAATTGGAGCGATCCTGCTTTTTTTCAGGTACGTTAA
- a CDS encoding alkaline phosphatase D family protein has product MSRLTFVKLGLVYTFLFFSPINKVCTQTVFPPNIYGDTLHAPFYYGVASGDPLSDRIIIWTKITPENSGVSELTVEWEMATDTSFLLISQTGSSTVNAETDWTVKIDVEGLMPNTVYYYRFKLPDGSVSTTGRTKTSGIENVTHLRLGVASCSSVFSGFFNAYRQIAEEPVLDAFIHLGDYIYDFVDPEEQIRVPQPYPQNPINLAQWRERHAYYLLDPDLRAARCQHPWIAIWDNHDIEQSDWEDITGSKRAFWEYLPIRSPDTANVNLIYRSFKFGDLLHLLMLDVLLHRNESEISPGVPSMLGNTQYNWLEEELTGSEQVWRVISSSKMVGTWSLVGLPPLGFGDGDVADLNTWDGFPEERLRVLQLLNDLNLSDNLFLSGDSHISMMMDLPYNPLDSLTYDKSTGQGSVAIEMLPTSISRGNFDESGIPPTLINIISNLFRNLNPHELYNELTQHGYGFVDITADSLVAEIRHFPILSQSNTYTVGTRMVALNGQNHWDRESALSTTFPTVYSSNEFTIFPNPAQNKVIVKFQTKPLSNEHLTLTNLEGKTIKIITTNDTGNNNQLTIDLNGLEKGYYIISYRKKGLILSKL; this is encoded by the coding sequence TTGAGTCGTTTAACATTTGTCAAACTTGGGTTAGTTTACACATTTTTGTTTTTCTCACCTATTAATAAGGTCTGTACTCAAACAGTTTTCCCCCCCAATATTTATGGGGACACTTTACATGCACCTTTTTACTACGGGGTAGCTTCCGGAGATCCCCTTTCTGACCGCATAATTATTTGGACCAAAATTACTCCTGAAAATTCCGGAGTTTCAGAATTGACGGTTGAATGGGAAATGGCAACCGACACCTCCTTTTTATTAATTTCACAAACCGGCTCTTCAACGGTAAATGCAGAAACTGACTGGACTGTAAAAATAGATGTCGAAGGGCTAATGCCCAATACCGTTTATTATTACCGGTTTAAATTACCTGATGGCTCTGTATCAACAACAGGAAGAACCAAAACTTCCGGAATTGAAAATGTAACCCATTTAAGACTTGGTGTTGCATCTTGCAGCAGTGTTTTTTCGGGCTTCTTCAATGCCTATCGTCAGATAGCAGAAGAACCGGTTTTGGATGCTTTTATACATTTGGGAGATTATATCTACGATTTTGTTGACCCCGAAGAGCAAATCAGAGTGCCACAGCCGTACCCTCAAAACCCGATAAATCTGGCTCAATGGCGAGAACGTCATGCCTATTATTTGTTAGATCCCGATTTAAGAGCAGCACGTTGCCAACATCCCTGGATTGCTATTTGGGACAATCACGATATAGAACAAAGTGATTGGGAAGATATCACCGGTTCAAAGCGGGCTTTTTGGGAATATTTGCCCATTCGCTCACCTGATACCGCCAACGTAAACCTCATATACCGCAGTTTTAAGTTTGGAGACTTGCTCCATTTATTGATGTTGGATGTCTTGCTGCATCGCAACGAGAGTGAGATTAGTCCGGGTGTTCCGAGCATGTTGGGCAACACACAATACAACTGGCTGGAAGAAGAATTGACCGGTTCCGAACAGGTTTGGAGAGTAATAAGCTCTTCTAAAATGGTTGGAACCTGGAGTTTAGTGGGTTTGCCTCCATTGGGCTTTGGTGATGGGGATGTAGCTGACCTGAACACCTGGGACGGTTTTCCTGAAGAACGTTTAAGGGTTTTACAGTTGTTAAACGACCTCAATCTGTCAGATAATTTGTTCCTGAGTGGGGATTCTCATATCTCAATGATGATGGATTTGCCGTACAACCCATTGGACTCACTTACCTATGACAAAAGTACAGGTCAGGGGTCGGTTGCTATCGAAATGTTGCCAACCAGCATCAGCAGAGGTAATTTTGACGAAAGTGGAATTCCACCTACACTGATTAATATCATTTCCAATTTGTTTAGAAACCTTAACCCACACGAGCTTTACAATGAACTCACTCAACATGGATATGGTTTTGTTGACATAACTGCCGACAGTTTGGTCGCCGAAATCCGGCATTTTCCGATTTTAAGTCAAAGCAACACTTATACGGTTGGAACCAGAATGGTTGCACTAAATGGTCAAAATCATTGGGATCGGGAAAGCGCATTGTCCACTACATTTCCAACTGTTTATTCTTCCAACGAATTTACCATATTTCCCAATCCGGCACAGAACAAGGTGATTGTAAAATTTCAAACCAAACCTCTTTCCAACGAACATTTAACCCTAACTAATTTAGAGGGTAAAACAATAAAAATCATAACCACTAATGATACAGGAAATAATAATCAGTTGACAATTGACCTGAACGGCTTGGAAAAGGGTTATTATATTATCTCCTACCGCAAAAAAGGCTTGATCCTGAGTAAATTATAA
- the nth gene encoding endonuclease III yields MMYDQKVKFIMDKLDELYPETPIPLKHKDAYTLLIAVLLSAQCTDERVNKITPALFALADTPEKMARLTVSEIEIIIRPCGLSPQKSKAIHRLSEIILEKHEGKVPNTFPELEALPGVGHKTASVVMSQAFNVPAFPVDTHIHRLATRWGLTSGKSVTQTEKDLKAIFPESSWNKLHLQIIYFGRQYCTARAHNPENCPICREIQG; encoded by the coding sequence ATGATGTACGACCAAAAAGTAAAGTTTATCATGGACAAGTTGGATGAGTTATATCCGGAAACGCCCATACCGCTTAAACATAAGGATGCCTACACTTTACTGATAGCGGTTTTACTTTCTGCGCAGTGTACCGATGAGCGGGTCAATAAAATTACGCCGGCGTTGTTTGCCCTTGCTGATACACCCGAAAAAATGGCCCGGCTTACAGTTTCTGAAATAGAAATCATCATTCGCCCCTGTGGTTTATCTCCACAAAAATCTAAAGCAATTCATCGCCTTTCTGAAATTATTTTAGAAAAACATGAGGGGAAAGTTCCGAACACTTTTCCAGAACTGGAAGCACTACCCGGAGTTGGACATAAAACAGCATCTGTTGTGATGAGTCAGGCTTTCAATGTGCCTGCTTTTCCGGTAGATACGCATATTCATCGTCTTGCAACAAGATGGGGACTAACTTCCGGAAAAAGTGTAACGCAAACCGAAAAAGATTTAAAGGCAATTTTCCCCGAATCTTCCTGGAACAAACTTCATCTGCAAATCATCTATTTCGGACGGCAGTATTGTACTGCACGCGCACATAACCCTGAAAACTGCCCCATTTGCAGAGAAATTCAGGGTTGA
- a CDS encoding UbiD family decarboxylase: protein MPYKSTFDCLIDLEKTGHLVRITEEVDPNLEMASIHRRVYEAGGPALWFTNVKGSKFTCASNLFGTLERSKFMFRHTLERVQKVVAVKANPEAALKHPWKYLSVPFTALNSLPMKSRFGAAVTYGQTTIGQLPQIKSWPKDGGAFVTLPLVYTEDSDKPGIMGSNLGMYRIQLGGNEYLPDKEIGLHYQLHRGIGVHQSKANRKGEPLKVSIFVGGPPAHILSAVMPLPEGLSEIIFAGALGGRRFRYTYRDGFCLSADADFVITGYVYPHENKPEGPFGDHLGYYSLKHDFPVMRVQNVWHRKNAIWSFTVVGRPPQEDTSFGAMIHEITGTVIPSVLPGLHEVNAVDAAGVHPLLLAIGSERYTPYYKEQKPQEILTIANHILGFGQMSLAKYLLIIAKEDNPQLTTHHIEDFLSHLLERIDWTRDLHFQTKTSIDTLDYSGTGLNTGSKVVMAAAGEKKRTLDNELPEGLTLSQGFTFPAVAIPGIMVIQSPVYKDEETAQLQLKQLTEHLYQLGSEILSGFPLLVLADDSEFTARNLRNLLWVTFTRSNPSHDIHGIDSFTEHKHWGCRGSLVIDARIKPHHAPPLENDPMIEKRVDMLGTKGHSLHGII from the coding sequence ATGCCATACAAAAGCACGTTTGACTGTTTGATTGATCTGGAAAAAACCGGGCATTTGGTTCGGATTACCGAAGAAGTAGATCCAAATCTGGAAATGGCATCTATTCACCGGCGAGTTTATGAAGCCGGAGGACCTGCCCTTTGGTTCACCAATGTAAAAGGAAGTAAGTTTACCTGTGCCTCCAATTTGTTTGGAACTTTGGAAAGAAGCAAGTTTATGTTCCGGCATACTTTGGAAAGAGTGCAAAAGGTAGTTGCGGTAAAAGCAAATCCTGAAGCTGCACTCAAACATCCCTGGAAATACTTGAGTGTTCCGTTTACTGCACTCAATTCATTGCCTATGAAAAGCCGGTTTGGAGCGGCGGTTACTTATGGGCAAACTACAATCGGGCAACTACCTCAAATTAAAAGTTGGCCCAAAGATGGTGGAGCATTTGTTACCCTCCCATTGGTTTATACCGAAGATTCAGACAAACCCGGTATTATGGGTTCTAACCTCGGTATGTACCGGATTCAACTCGGAGGCAATGAATATTTACCGGATAAAGAAATTGGATTGCACTATCAGCTACACAGAGGTATAGGCGTTCATCAGTCAAAAGCAAACCGTAAAGGTGAGCCATTAAAAGTGAGTATTTTTGTCGGAGGACCACCGGCACATATACTTTCGGCGGTTATGCCCCTACCGGAAGGGCTTTCAGAAATAATTTTTGCCGGAGCTTTAGGAGGCAGACGGTTTAGATATACTTACCGCGATGGATTTTGTCTTTCAGCCGATGCCGATTTTGTCATTACCGGATATGTTTACCCCCATGAAAATAAACCTGAAGGTCCGTTTGGAGATCATTTGGGGTATTACAGCTTGAAACACGATTTCCCTGTTATGAGAGTACAAAATGTGTGGCATCGCAAAAACGCTATCTGGAGTTTTACGGTTGTGGGTCGTCCGCCACAGGAAGATACGAGTTTCGGAGCAATGATTCACGAAATTACGGGAACGGTCATTCCCAGTGTATTGCCCGGATTGCATGAGGTAAATGCCGTAGATGCCGCAGGTGTTCACCCATTGTTACTGGCCATTGGCAGCGAACGCTATACGCCATATTACAAAGAACAGAAACCACAGGAAATTTTGACTATCGCCAACCATATACTGGGTTTTGGTCAGATGTCTTTGGCAAAATACCTGCTCATTATTGCTAAAGAAGATAACCCTCAGCTAACTACCCATCATATCGAAGATTTTTTAAGCCATTTGCTTGAACGAATTGACTGGACGAGAGACCTCCATTTTCAAACCAAAACAAGTATAGATACGCTCGATTACAGCGGTACCGGCTTAAACACCGGTTCGAAAGTAGTCATGGCTGCTGCCGGGGAAAAAAAGCGGACTTTAGATAATGAATTACCGGAGGGTTTAACGCTTTCACAGGGGTTTACTTTTCCGGCTGTTGCAATACCCGGAATTATGGTTATTCAGTCACCCGTTTATAAAGATGAGGAAACAGCTCAACTTCAATTAAAACAACTGACCGAACATTTATATCAATTAGGGTCTGAAATTTTATCAGGTTTCCCTTTGCTGGTGTTGGCCGATGACAGTGAATTTACTGCACGAAACCTCCGCAATCTGCTTTGGGTTACTTTTACCCGAAGCAATCCATCTCATGATATTCATGGAATCGATTCGTTTACAGAGCATAAACACTGGGGTTGTCGGGGGTCTTTGGTGATTGATGCCCGAATAAAACCACATCATGCCCCTCCCTTAGAAAATGACCCGATGATCGAAAAAAGAGTTGACATGCTTGGCACGAAAGGCCATTCCTTGCACGGAATCATATAA
- a CDS encoding MgtC/SapB family protein, translating into MEEIIQKATIESLWLTQYEFFIRLLVAAGIGFVIGLERERSFLPEQTEIFAGVRTFTLVAVLGLLSCFLKFYLSNPIFEVVLSGLIVFTIVSYLLNFKRGHSGGTTEVALIVVFLMGAVVLMGYIQLSLIVTVIVLLVLSLKVEIKNLVGQITNDEVYAFLKFVVIALLILPFLPNDTYGPYSVLNPSEIGWVIVLTSAIGFIGYLLVKFIGPNKGIILTGIFGGLVSSTAVTWNFSKKSHEMPQYTRHCAIAIISASLIMIVRVAFWIYLFNSAILPKLLPVLFLLLLTSMGIIWYWVHQIVSSSKPDTKVELGNPLQLKDALFFGILYGSILLLVSFANDYLGNKGLYLASTIAALSDIDAITISLSKLSSNTTAAKTVQISILLATISNTAVKMIIALWFGSSELRKLLTYGYSLVLIAALAGFLWLLF; encoded by the coding sequence ATGGAAGAAATAATACAAAAAGCAACCATAGAAAGTCTGTGGTTAACTCAATACGAGTTTTTTATCCGGTTATTGGTAGCTGCCGGAATTGGTTTTGTCATCGGTTTAGAGCGGGAACGCTCCTTTTTGCCCGAACAAACAGAGATTTTCGCCGGAGTAAGAACATTTACTTTAGTTGCGGTTCTTGGATTATTATCCTGTTTTTTGAAGTTCTATTTATCCAACCCAATTTTCGAAGTTGTTTTGTCGGGTTTAATCGTATTTACCATTGTTTCTTATCTGTTGAATTTTAAACGCGGACATTCAGGAGGCACTACTGAAGTTGCCTTGATTGTTGTTTTCCTGATGGGGGCAGTCGTGCTGATGGGATATATTCAGTTGAGCCTGATTGTAACCGTTATTGTGTTGCTGGTCTTATCGTTAAAGGTAGAAATCAAAAATTTGGTCGGACAAATTACCAACGACGAAGTCTATGCCTTTTTAAAGTTTGTAGTCATAGCTTTGTTAATTCTGCCCTTTCTTCCTAACGACACGTATGGGCCTTATTCCGTGCTGAACCCAAGCGAAATTGGGTGGGTGATCGTCCTTACTTCAGCCATTGGGTTTATCGGTTATTTATTGGTTAAGTTTATCGGCCCGAACAAAGGAATAATACTCACCGGAATTTTTGGAGGGTTGGTTTCAAGTACCGCAGTTACGTGGAATTTTTCCAAAAAAAGCCACGAAATGCCGCAATATACCCGGCATTGCGCCATTGCTATAATTTCCGCTTCCCTGATTATGATTGTGAGAGTAGCTTTTTGGATCTATCTGTTTAACTCCGCTATCTTGCCAAAGCTGCTGCCCGTTTTATTTTTGTTATTACTTACCAGTATGGGAATTATCTGGTATTGGGTTCATCAAATTGTGTCATCGTCAAAACCTGATACAAAAGTGGAATTAGGAAATCCTCTGCAATTAAAAGATGCCTTGTTTTTTGGTATTCTTTATGGCAGTATTTTGTTGTTGGTCAGCTTTGCCAATGATTATCTCGGGAACAAAGGTCTTTATCTGGCGAGCACAATCGCTGCGCTGTCTGATATTGATGCCATAACCATTTCACTGTCTAAGCTAAGCAGTAACACAACTGCAGCCAAAACCGTACAAATCTCCATATTATTGGCGACCATCAGCAATACGGCTGTAAAAATGATTATAGCCTTATGGTTTGGCAGCAGCGAGTTGCGAAAATTGCTCACCTATGGCTATAGTTTGGTTTTGATTGCCGCTTTAGCAGGTTTTTTATGGTTGCTGTTCTAA
- a CDS encoding SDR family NAD(P)-dependent oxidoreductase, which produces MDGKTNFDLGGNLPHIVMITGATAGIGKATAARFAAEGWWILATGRRVERLEAIKKELEDKFRVKVETIQADVKDYTKMEKAIEHLPDEWKNIRVLVNNAGLALGRDTIQHSLVEDWDTMIDTNIKGLLYVSKIVIPYLQKHPKGGHIINLGSIAGKEVYANGAVYCATKFAVDALSRGMRIDLLHHGVKVTAIHPGLVETEFSEVRFKGNQQKAKLVYEGYQPLFPEDVADAIFYAASRPHHVNIGEITLTPLAQASAHYLYKG; this is translated from the coding sequence ATGGACGGAAAAACCAATTTTGATTTAGGAGGAAATTTACCACATATTGTAATGATAACCGGTGCAACTGCCGGAATAGGGAAAGCAACAGCAGCACGTTTTGCAGCAGAAGGTTGGTGGATATTAGCTACGGGCAGAAGGGTAGAACGATTGGAAGCCATTAAGAAAGAACTCGAAGATAAATTTCGGGTTAAAGTAGAAACAATTCAGGCTGATGTGAAAGACTATACTAAAATGGAGAAGGCAATTGAACATTTGCCCGATGAATGGAAAAACATCCGGGTTTTGGTCAACAATGCGGGTTTAGCACTTGGCAGAGATACCATTCAACATTCTTTAGTCGAAGATTGGGATACTATGATTGACACCAATATAAAAGGGCTGCTTTATGTCAGCAAAATTGTGATTCCATATTTGCAAAAGCATCCAAAAGGAGGACATATAATCAATTTAGGTTCAATTGCCGGTAAGGAAGTTTATGCAAACGGGGCTGTTTATTGTGCTACTAAGTTTGCAGTAGATGCACTTAGTCGTGGAATGAGAATTGACCTGTTGCATCATGGCGTAAAAGTAACCGCTATTCACCCGGGATTGGTGGAAACCGAGTTTTCAGAGGTCAGATTTAAAGGAAATCAGCAAAAGGCAAAATTGGTATATGAAGGATACCAACCTTTGTTCCCTGAAGATGTTGCAGATGCTATTTTTTATGCAGCAAGTCGTCCGCATCATGTCAATATTGGGGAAATAACACTCACCCCGCTTGCACAGGCAAGTGCTCATTATCTGTACAAAGGGTAA
- a CDS encoding TlpA family protein disulfide reductase → MYSGHNSQDIHSDTSVHALGSPKDSIDSNLPLDKFAKPITVDELLMRFHEQSDTVMIYNFWATWCKPCIEEMPHFEALGQKFADKKLKVVFVSLDFIKDLEKRVNPFLSRKGINSEVLILDGGNDPNKWIDRIEPQWSGAIPATIILRTSDNYRGFFEREFTYEELEALISPLL, encoded by the coding sequence ATGTATTCAGGTCATAATTCACAAGATATTCACTCAGATACATCTGTTCACGCTTTAGGTTCTCCAAAAGACAGCATAGACTCAAATTTGCCTTTAGACAAATTTGCCAAACCCATAACAGTAGATGAACTACTTATGCGGTTTCATGAGCAATCTGATACTGTGATGATTTATAATTTTTGGGCGACCTGGTGCAAACCATGCATTGAAGAAATGCCACATTTTGAAGCACTCGGACAAAAATTTGCCGATAAAAAACTAAAGGTGGTGTTTGTCAGCCTTGATTTCATCAAAGATTTGGAAAAAAGAGTTAATCCTTTCCTGAGCCGCAAAGGAATAAATTCCGAAGTTTTGATTTTAGATGGTGGAAACGACCCCAATAAATGGATAGATCGAATTGAACCTCAGTGGAGTGGTGCCATTCCTGCTACTATCATTCTTCGAACCTCTGACAATTATCGCGGTTTTTTTGAACGCGAATTTACTTATGAAGAATTGGAAGCCCTGATTTCGCCCTTGTTGTAA